In Oncorhynchus tshawytscha isolate Ot180627B linkage group LG06, Otsh_v2.0, whole genome shotgun sequence, the following are encoded in one genomic region:
- the LOC112253511 gene encoding growth/differentiation factor 10 translates to MCVFSLEVKDFVFVSEMAVWFEFTAHMLFLMLGCCLGTLEGRTSSRTPWGLQGQGSDGTDSPFDRDRANQDVVSQHMYRLYEKYNRDLKRLREGNTVRSFRASQDSSDQRTFYHLNLTSLQDSELILSATFHFLFDQCPRPRAWLGKRYKIPACRSLHLHPAPYIHLFLHSNPSGSGFNPGSQVSLLGNMTFHPNQKGLWQMQDVTVAIKEAREKGSHFVSVELDFGLQYHRQPEDTLSGASLPYLLMYADDHALDEPNSVAQTLQRYGPEAEVKENSSHPSRLPPKQGSKGRVRRGVPSNPDSIQNNELPEVEYRPSGSRKDDLFETAYHTLKPINPKPGRKERMRNGQDGEEEVKDGERDGGSQSPVLSLDERTPKKSSDGGSRLQDNIEGRSDERNDRGKAGGSKSPMLSFDEWTMRKAKKRQWESEPQIRSCSRRTLRVDFADIGWSEWVLAPEAFDAFYCAGTCGFPMPKVLHPSNHATIQSIVRAVGIVPGVPEPCCVPEKMSPLVVLYQDEGGNLVLKVYPSMSVESCACR, encoded by the exons ATGTGCGTTTTCTCCCTTGAAGTAAAGGATTTTGTGTTTGTTTCTGAAATGGCAGTCTGGTTCGAGTTTACCGCGCACATGCTTTTTCTAATGCTAGGTTGTTGTCTTGGAACTTTGGAGGGTCGGACCTCGAGCCGAACCCCATGGGGCTTGCAGGGACAGGGCAGCGATGGAACCGATTCTCCGTTTGACCGAGACAGAGCTAATCAGGATGTGGTCTCACAGCACATGTACAGGCTGTATGAGAAATACAACAGAGATCTGAAACGACTCAGAGAGGGAAACACTGTCAGGAGTTTCAGAGCCAGCCAAG ACTCGTCTGACCAGAGGACGTTTTACCATCTGAACCTGACGTCTCTCCAGGACTCAGAGCTCATCCTCTCTGCCACGTTTCACTTCTTGTTCGACCAGTGCCCACGGCCAAGGGCCTGGTTGGGCAAACGCTACAAAATCCCGGCCTGTCGCTCTCTACACCTCCACCCTGCTCCCTACATCCACCTCTTCCTTCACTCCAACCCCTCTGGGTCAGGGTTCAATCCAGGGTCGCAGGTGTCATTGCTAGGCAACATGACATTTCACCCTAACCAGAAAGGGTTGTGGCAGATGCAGGACGTGACTGTGGCGATAAAAGAGGCCAGGGAAAAGGGCAGTCATTTTGTGTCGGTGGAGCTGGACTTTGGGCTGCAGTACCACAGACAGCCAGAGGACACACTGTCGGGGGCCAGTCTACCTTATTTGTTGATGTATGCTGATGACCATGCGCTAGATGAGCCCAATAGTGTGGCACAGACTTTACAGAGGTATGGCCCTGAGGCTGAGGTGAAGGAAAATTCTTCTCACCCTTCTCGTCTTCCCCCTAAACAGGGGTCAAAGGGTCGTGTGAGAAGGGGGGTACCATCAAACCCAGACTCCATCCAGAACAACGAGCTACCAGAGGTGGAGTACAGGCCTAGCGGATCCAGGAAAGATGACCTGTTTGAAACCGCCTACCACACCCTGAAACCTATCAATCCCAAgcctgggaggaaggagaggatgaggaacGGCCAGGACGGAGAGGAAGAagtgaaagatggagagagggatggagggagtcaATCGCCAGTTCTGAGCTTGGACGAGAGGACCCCAAAGAAGAGCAGCGATGGAGGGAGTAGGTTGCAAGACAACATTGAGGGAAGGAGTGATGAAAGAAACGATAGAGGGAAGGCAGGAGGAAGTAAGTCTCCAATGCTGAGTTTTGATGAGTGGACAATGCGCAAGGCGAAGAAGAGACAGTGGGAATCGGAGCCCCAGATTAGGAGCTGCTCTAGGAGGACACTCAGGGTCGACTTTGCCGATATCGGCTGGAGTGAGTGGGTCCTGGCGCCTGAAGCCTTCGATGCCTTTTACTGCGCTGGAACCTGTGGATTCCCCATGCCCAAG gtGCTGCATCCCTCTAACCATGCAACCATCCAGAGTATAGTCCGTGCGGTTGGGATAGTTCCAGGGGTCCCAGAGCCCTGCTGTGTCCCAGAGAAGATGAGCCCTCTGGTAGTTCTCTACCAGGACGAGGGAGGTAACCTGGTGCTCAAGGTCTACCCCAGCATGTCTGTGGAGAGCTGTGCCTGCAGATAG